A genomic region of Elusimicrobiota bacterium contains the following coding sequences:
- a CDS encoding DUF47 family protein: MTINFIPREVKFFDYLNVQAENLVKASGYFKSVLKNGVMNEASARKMHDLENEGDTLSHEITDMLNRTFITPIDREDIFALANQIDDVLDLLNAMAGRMKLYKLDPGDEYFSQFIDIIDQSAAALSNAVKHMHDTKRARRVLDHCIEVNRLENLGDALREKAISHLFETEKDPIMVIKWKEMYEVAESTLDNCEHVAKVIESILVKHG, encoded by the coding sequence ATGACAATTAATTTCATACCTAGGGAAGTGAAGTTTTTCGATTACCTCAACGTGCAGGCCGAGAACCTCGTGAAGGCTTCGGGGTATTTCAAGTCCGTACTGAAGAACGGCGTCATGAACGAAGCCTCTGCCAGAAAGATGCACGACCTGGAGAACGAGGGGGACACGCTCTCACACGAGATCACGGACATGCTCAACCGCACCTTCATCACACCCATAGACCGCGAGGATATCTTCGCGCTGGCCAACCAGATAGACGACGTGCTGGACCTCTTGAACGCCATGGCCGGCCGCATGAAGCTGTACAAACTGGATCCGGGCGACGAGTATTTCTCGCAGTTCATAGACATTATAGACCAGTCCGCGGCCGCCCTTTCAAACGCCGTTAAGCACATGCACGACACCAAGCGCGCCCGCCGCGTGCTGGACCACTGCATAGAGGTCAACCGGCTGGAGAACCTGGGCGACGCCCTGCGCGAGAAAGCCATAAGCCATCTCTTTGAAACCGAGAAAGACCCCATCATGGTCATAAAATGGAAGGAGATGTACGAGGTGGCGGAAAGCACGCTGGACAACTGCGAACACGTGGCAAAAGTTATCGAGTCCATACT